The proteins below come from a single Prolixibacter sp. NT017 genomic window:
- a CDS encoding NADPH-dependent FMN reductase, translating into MKIAILLGAVRPGRQSHKAAYYLDKLLKEEDMETDVIDLLKTPLPVFGSLDDSPAAGKIVESIRLRLEEADALIFVTPEYQGSFSGALKNTLDYYWAEFKRKPIGVVSTSTGKMGGINASTQLQHVILSLGAFPLPGKLLIAGIHEAFDDNYEPQNDLIVEQVNQFVSDFLWFAEALHQKKTAEEVAVQYMRN; encoded by the coding sequence ATGAAAATAGCCATACTGTTGGGAGCTGTCCGTCCCGGACGCCAGTCACACAAAGCAGCATACTATCTGGACAAATTGTTAAAAGAAGAGGACATGGAAACGGATGTGATCGATTTGCTGAAAACCCCGCTTCCTGTTTTTGGCAGTCTCGATGACAGTCCGGCTGCCGGGAAGATCGTCGAAAGTATCCGCCTGCGACTGGAAGAGGCCGATGCCCTGATTTTTGTAACCCCCGAATACCAGGGAAGCTTCTCCGGCGCACTAAAGAATACGCTGGACTATTACTGGGCGGAGTTCAAACGGAAGCCCATTGGCGTGGTTTCTACATCGACCGGTAAGATGGGCGGAATTAATGCTTCGACCCAACTGCAGCACGTTATTCTGAGCCTGGGTGCTTTTCCCCTTCCGGGTAAATTATTAATTGCCGGAATCCATGAAGCATTCGATGATAATTATGAGCCGCAGAATGACTTGATTGTTGAACAGGTCAATCAATTTGTATCGGATTTCTTGTGGTTTGCCGAAGCACTTCATCAAAAGAAAACAGCAGAAGAAGTAGCTGTTCAATACATGAGAAACTGA
- a CDS encoding S-layer family protein: protein MKKIPILKLFFLLIALFFLQNAGAQTTLSSSPTLTFSSTAGLSDYIAQDGDGGSTPISDIDIQIFNISDVNGTMQSALSWENNSWLASANSSFSALTNPNNSGSKGMDIKSADGSEFRLMKFDYYNWGESNPFTNTIKGYRNGSEVASTTFQGFDASYNPITVTLGSAFENVDEVRFYISAGGYLGDQSATNHSINNIQVSSAVTPSPTISNATYDASTGILAVTGTNMTSGDVIDPTKLTLTGQGGATYTLTGSVSAVTASGSTSFSVGLNASDQLAINGILNRNGTYSVDNTTYNLAGASGWDATAASPADVTGNGITVSNVMSPTITSATYNASTHVLAVAGTNLVRVPGAANDITVNKLTVIGENNGNYTLTSSDVEITDATSFSVTLNGADQSGVAGLLNNNGTSSLDGTNYDLAAADDWNSNVTGGDISDLTGNQITVSGVNTTPVLSNLDGDSNAWGGVGNTVALDALGDATASDAEFDALNGGNGDWAGGSLSVQRAGTAISSDVFGFDTSGALFTVSGSDLQSGGLTFATFTNTGGVLTISFTSSGTSATTALVQDVIRHTDYRNDTPAGDATLRFSLSDGNTSATADVTVTSNTIYVTNSTDATSIDVSNGVSLSEAVAIAAADNTGSQTIVFGSSLASQTIALAGNLSINESLTVNTGNAGGVSINSNTITLGSGDVLTWSGSSSATVNSTLSGSGNLSKTGSGTLTLSSGSNNAGWSGAISVTGGTLSAGVSAPGSLPSGNLTLDGGTLQCTVTGTAGTTRTIANNVVLGANGGTMSIGGGGGANITDFTGVISGTGNLTKTGAAILRLNGSNTFAGTTTVFAGTLSVAGDSNLGTGTLTLDNASTLAVTGPTTIDNSIALNGTSTIDNSAAVTLSGIITGANNLVKSGPGTLTLSGTNTYSGTTTVDAGTLSVSSDSNLGNGALTLSSGTNLALTGATTVDNAVVLSGNATVNTSANATLSGVISGTGNLTKTGTGTLTLSGSNTYSGTTSTSAGILQVASDSNLGTGAVNLAGSTLAVSGATTIDNAVNLSGSSTVRASADATLSGVVSGSGSLTKQGSASLTLSNTDTYTGSTTISAGTLMVTGALSGTASLTVGNTATLAGDGSVFGSGTPTLTVQSGGTLAPGNSVGTLTVNGNLNVSSGGMLVIDINGNTAGTGYDQVAVSGTVDVTGATISVAHNYSAGKSVSYTIINNDGSDAITGTFANLAEGATLTSGGNGTVLKASYVGGDGNDLTLTTPANVAPVVSNLNGDNASFTEKGSAVALDTGTAANVSDADNTNFSGGNVTVSLVTNRVASEDVLAIANQGTGAGQIGVSGSSVTYGGATIGTFTGGSGTNDLVISLSANATPTATSALLQALTYSNSNTTTPDNSTRTARVTVNDGDGGTSGNADVSIGITAVNDAPTSSTTGATASFTEGGSAVALFSGTTSSTVESGQNITGFVVGMTHADGTTDETLTIDGTSIVVVDGNSGTTGGNGLSYVVTQVGGADHPATVTLSGGNLSTAQFDAVIDGIKWLSTSNDPTAYGYNYRSFYVGSVKDNGGTANGGSDTQSSNTGTASVTITAVNNAPVVTTSSTALDFTEGDAASVIDAGITVSDVDNATLASATVSVSGNFASDEDVLAFANDGSTMGNISASYNSSTGVLTMASSGSTATLAQWQTALRAVSYANSSNNPSTSPRTISFIVSDGTDDSTPVTQTVHVTAVNDPPVVSGTFAGSVTEGNIGDSPVTATGTLSISDVDAATSPSFADEASTVGDNGYGSFVLASGNWTYTLDESKVQSLAAGATVTDTHTYTATDGTTQQITITITGTDDPPVLAGTFTGSVTEGNTGDSPVTATGTLSISDVDAATSPSFADEASTVGDNGYGSFVLVSGTWTYTLDESKVQSLAAGATVTDTHTYTATDGTTQQITITITGTDDPPVVSGTFAGSVTEGNIGDSPVTATGTLSISDVDAATSPSFADEASTVGDNGYGSFVLASGTWTYTLDESKVQSLAAGATVTDRHTYTATDGTTQQITITITGTDDPPVVSGTFAGSVTEGNIGDSPVTATGTLSISDVDAATSPSFADEASTVGDNGYGSFVLASGTWTYTLDESKVQSLAAGATVTDRHTYTATDGTTQQITITITGTDDPPVLAGTFTGSVTEGNIGDSPVTATGTLSISDVDAATSPSFADEASTVGDNGYGSFVLASGTWTYTLDESKVQSLAAGATVTDTHTFTATDGTTQQVTITITGTDDPPAMDLFQEAEALAADGTFDFGTQTVNTSTDTTFTIENNGIGTLTLTTPISLSGADASDFEIIQQPESMVAASSSTTFVVRFAPSSIGTKTAAISIENNDPNKNPYVVNLQATVVTATGVDDHSVEKLVKVYPTATHDKVHVQLANTEFDVALYSLQGVQLKQWNGVTDNVTLNLGAYHQGMYILRIKADHKVVTRRVIRR from the coding sequence ATGAAAAAGATTCCAATCCTAAAACTGTTTTTTCTACTGATTGCCCTCTTCTTCCTGCAAAATGCTGGGGCACAAACCACGCTGTCATCCAGCCCAACACTTACTTTTTCGAGTACTGCTGGTCTCTCGGATTATATCGCTCAGGATGGCGATGGAGGTTCAACGCCTATCAGCGACATTGATATCCAGATTTTCAACATCTCGGATGTAAACGGGACGATGCAGTCCGCTTTAAGTTGGGAGAACAACAGCTGGCTTGCTAGTGCCAACTCATCGTTTTCAGCCTTGACGAACCCTAACAATAGCGGCTCGAAAGGGATGGATATCAAATCTGCAGACGGTAGTGAATTCCGTTTGATGAAGTTTGATTATTATAATTGGGGGGAAAGTAATCCATTTACCAATACCATTAAGGGATATCGAAATGGGAGTGAAGTCGCTTCTACCACCTTTCAGGGATTTGATGCTTCTTATAACCCAATCACCGTTACGTTGGGCTCAGCTTTCGAGAATGTCGATGAGGTGCGATTCTACATCAGTGCCGGAGGATATTTGGGCGACCAGTCTGCCACCAATCATAGCATCAACAATATCCAGGTGAGTAGTGCGGTTACTCCTTCACCCACTATTTCCAATGCCACCTACGATGCCTCTACCGGCATACTGGCAGTTACCGGGACCAATATGACGTCGGGGGATGTGATAGACCCGACCAAACTAACCCTCACCGGACAGGGCGGCGCAACCTATACCCTGACCGGTTCTGTTTCTGCGGTTACAGCTTCGGGCAGTACCAGCTTCTCGGTTGGATTGAATGCGAGCGATCAACTGGCCATCAACGGTATATTAAACAGGAACGGTACCTATTCGGTGGACAATACTACCTATAACCTGGCCGGTGCTTCCGGCTGGGACGCAACGGCTGCTTCACCGGCTGATGTTACCGGAAATGGCATTACCGTCAGCAATGTGATGTCGCCAACTATCACTTCGGCTACTTACAATGCCAGTACTCATGTGCTGGCGGTAGCCGGTACCAACCTGGTGAGGGTACCCGGTGCCGCGAACGATATTACGGTGAATAAACTGACGGTAATCGGAGAAAACAACGGAAATTATACGCTGACCAGCAGTGACGTGGAGATTACCGATGCCACTTCGTTTTCGGTTACGCTGAATGGCGCGGACCAGTCAGGCGTGGCCGGTCTACTGAATAACAACGGAACTTCGTCGCTTGACGGAACGAATTATGACCTGGCTGCTGCCGACGACTGGAACAGTAACGTTACGGGCGGTGATATTTCGGACCTGACCGGGAATCAGATTACGGTTTCCGGGGTGAATACAACGCCTGTTCTCTCGAACCTCGATGGAGACAGTAATGCCTGGGGAGGTGTTGGCAATACCGTGGCATTGGATGCTTTGGGCGATGCCACCGCCAGCGATGCCGAATTTGACGCACTGAATGGCGGAAACGGCGATTGGGCTGGGGGCAGCCTCTCTGTTCAACGTGCAGGAACTGCCATCAGCAGCGATGTTTTTGGCTTTGATACCTCCGGCGCTCTTTTCACCGTGAGTGGCAGTGACCTGCAATCGGGCGGACTAACGTTTGCCACCTTTACCAATACCGGCGGCGTACTGACCATCAGTTTCACGAGCAGCGGTACCTCCGCCACAACTGCTTTGGTGCAGGATGTCATCCGGCACACCGACTACCGGAACGATACGCCGGCAGGTGATGCTACCCTCCGGTTTAGCCTGAGCGATGGGAATACTTCTGCTACCGCTGATGTGACCGTGACCAGCAATACGATATATGTGACCAATTCGACGGATGCAACCAGCATCGATGTTTCCAATGGTGTTAGTTTGAGCGAAGCCGTTGCCATCGCTGCTGCCGATAATACCGGTAGCCAGACGATTGTTTTTGGTTCGTCGCTGGCATCACAGACGATAGCGCTGGCCGGGAACCTGTCCATTAACGAAAGTTTGACTGTGAATACCGGTAATGCCGGTGGCGTATCTATCAACAGCAATACCATTACGCTGGGCAGCGGCGATGTCCTCACCTGGAGTGGCAGCAGTAGCGCGACTGTTAACTCCACGCTGTCCGGCTCCGGGAACCTGAGTAAAACAGGGTCGGGTACCTTAACGTTAAGTTCCGGGAGCAATAACGCTGGTTGGTCCGGGGCGATATCAGTCACCGGGGGAACCCTTTCAGCCGGAGTCAGTGCGCCCGGTTCGCTGCCATCGGGCAATCTGACGCTCGATGGTGGTACCTTGCAGTGTACCGTTACAGGGACCGCCGGTACTACCCGGACCATCGCAAACAATGTTGTCCTGGGGGCCAATGGCGGTACCATGAGTATCGGCGGCGGGGGCGGTGCCAACATAACCGATTTTACCGGCGTGATTTCCGGTACCGGAAACCTGACCAAAACAGGGGCAGCTATCCTTCGGTTGAACGGTAGCAACACTTTTGCCGGCACTACAACGGTTTTTGCAGGAACATTGTCCGTCGCCGGCGACAGTAACCTGGGAACAGGAACACTCACACTGGATAACGCTTCCACGCTAGCGGTCACCGGGCCGACGACCATCGATAACAGCATCGCTTTAAACGGTACTTCTACCATCGATAACAGCGCAGCCGTTACGTTGTCCGGCATCATCACAGGTGCGAACAACCTCGTCAAATCCGGTCCGGGAACACTGACCCTCTCCGGTACGAATACGTATTCGGGTACTACTACTGTTGATGCGGGTACGCTCAGTGTGAGTAGTGACAGCAATCTCGGCAACGGTGCCCTGACGTTATCGTCAGGTACAAACCTGGCCCTTACGGGAGCTACCACGGTTGACAATGCAGTGGTCCTCAGCGGCAACGCTACGGTGAATACTTCGGCCAATGCTACCTTGTCGGGAGTGATTAGCGGTACCGGCAACCTGACGAAAACCGGAACCGGTACGCTCACCCTTAGCGGTAGCAATACCTATTCGGGTACGACCAGTACCTCCGCGGGAATACTTCAGGTTGCTTCCGACAGCAACCTTGGGACAGGTGCGGTTAACCTGGCGGGCAGCACCCTTGCTGTCAGTGGTGCGACAACGATTGATAATGCAGTTAACTTGTCCGGCAGTTCAACGGTTCGTGCTTCGGCTGATGCCACCCTGTCGGGAGTTGTCAGCGGAAGCGGAAGTCTGACCAAACAGGGCAGCGCTTCGCTGACGCTAAGCAACACCGACACCTATACCGGCAGCACGACAATTAGCGCCGGTACGCTGATGGTTACAGGCGCTTTGTCGGGCACCGCTTCGCTAACGGTAGGCAATACGGCCACGCTGGCCGGCGATGGCTCGGTTTTTGGCAGCGGAACTCCAACGCTGACAGTACAGAGCGGAGGTACCCTGGCTCCGGGAAACAGCGTAGGCACTCTGACGGTTAACGGTAACCTGAATGTGAGTTCCGGCGGTATGCTGGTAATAGATATTAACGGAAACACAGCTGGTACCGGCTACGACCAGGTAGCTGTATCCGGTACGGTAGATGTCACCGGCGCAACCATTTCTGTCGCGCACAATTATTCCGCCGGAAAAAGTGTTAGCTATACCATCATCAACAATGACGGTTCGGATGCCATAACCGGAACGTTTGCCAATCTGGCGGAAGGCGCCACTCTGACTTCCGGCGGTAATGGCACGGTGTTAAAAGCAAGCTATGTTGGCGGTGATGGTAACGACTTGACATTAACGACCCCGGCGAACGTTGCACCGGTGGTATCGAACCTGAATGGTGACAACGCCTCGTTTACCGAAAAAGGCAGTGCGGTTGCACTGGACACCGGTACGGCAGCGAATGTCAGTGATGCCGATAATACCAATTTCAGCGGAGGAAATGTGACCGTCTCCCTGGTGACTAACCGGGTGGCATCGGAAGATGTTCTGGCAATTGCCAATCAAGGCACCGGTGCAGGACAGATAGGAGTCTCCGGCAGTAGTGTGACCTACGGAGGAGCTACGATAGGTACTTTCACAGGAGGTAGCGGAACGAACGATTTGGTCATTTCGTTGAGTGCCAACGCTACTCCCACGGCCACTTCGGCCTTACTGCAGGCACTGACTTACAGCAACAGCAATACGACTACGCCTGACAATTCGACCCGTACAGCGCGGGTGACCGTGAATGACGGTGATGGCGGAACCAGTGGCAACGCCGATGTTAGCATTGGCATAACGGCCGTTAACGATGCACCGACCTCTTCGACAACCGGTGCTACGGCAAGCTTTACCGAAGGCGGTAGTGCGGTTGCATTGTTCTCGGGAACGACATCGTCGACGGTTGAGAGCGGCCAAAATATTACTGGCTTTGTAGTGGGGATGACCCACGCCGACGGCACGACAGACGAAACTCTGACCATCGACGGTACTTCCATTGTCGTTGTGGATGGTAATTCCGGGACCACCGGTGGAAATGGACTGAGCTATGTTGTTACGCAAGTGGGGGGCGCCGATCATCCGGCAACTGTAACACTTTCGGGCGGCAACTTGTCCACTGCTCAATTCGATGCGGTGATTGACGGAATCAAGTGGTTGAGTACAAGCAATGATCCAACGGCTTACGGGTACAACTATCGCAGCTTCTATGTGGGAAGCGTAAAAGACAATGGCGGTACGGCGAACGGTGGCAGCGACACGCAGTCCTCCAATACCGGGACGGCCTCAGTTACCATCACGGCAGTGAACAATGCACCTGTCGTTACGACTTCATCTACCGCACTTGATTTCACCGAAGGCGATGCCGCATCGGTCATCGATGCGGGAATTACGGTTTCGGATGTGGATAATGCCACGCTCGCATCGGCAACCGTTTCTGTCAGCGGAAACTTTGCATCCGATGAAGATGTATTGGCTTTTGCCAATGACGGCAGTACGATGGGGAATATTTCGGCGAGCTATAACAGTTCTACCGGAGTCCTGACGATGGCATCGTCCGGCTCTACCGCAACCCTTGCTCAATGGCAGACTGCCCTGAGAGCGGTGAGCTATGCAAATTCTTCGAACAATCCTTCCACATCGCCCCGGACAATCAGTTTTATCGTGAGCGATGGTACCGATGATAGTACACCGGTAACACAAACGGTTCATGTCACGGCGGTGAACGATCCGCCGGTTGTGTCGGGAACGTTTGCCGGTTCGGTGACCGAAGGAAACATCGGCGACAGCCCGGTAACAGCTACCGGAACGCTGTCCATTAGTGATGTGGATGCAGCAACCAGTCCTTCGTTTGCTGACGAAGCTTCTACGGTTGGAGATAATGGCTACGGTAGTTTTGTTCTTGCTTCCGGGAACTGGACCTATACGCTGGACGAAAGCAAGGTGCAGAGCCTGGCAGCCGGCGCTACGGTTACCGATACCCACACGTACACTGCCACCGACGGCACCACACAACAGATTACGATTACCATTACGGGTACGGATGACCCGCCGGTATTGGCGGGAACATTTACCGGCTCAGTGACCGAGGGAAACACCGGCGACAGCCCGGTAACGGCTACGGGAACGCTATCCATTAGTGATGTGGATGCAGCAACCAGTCCTTCGTTTGCTGACGAAGCTTCTACGGTTGGAGATAATGGCTACGGTAGTTTTGTTCTTGTTTCCGGAACCTGGACTTATACGTTAGACGAGAGTAAGGTGCAGAGCCTGGCAGCCGGCGCTACCGTCACCGATACACATACCTACACTGCCACTGACGGTACGACACAACAGATTACGATTACCATTACGGGTACGGATGACCCGCCGGTTGTGTCGGGAACGTTTGCCGGTTCGGTGACCGAAGGAAACATCGGCGACAGCCCGGTAACGGCTACCGGAACGCTATCCATTAGTGATGTGGATGCAGCAACCAGTCCTTCGTTTGCTGATGAAGCTTCTACGGTTGGAGATAATGGCTACGGCAGCTTTGTTCTTGCTTCCGGAACCTGGACCTATACGCTGGACGAAAGCAAGGTGCAGAGCCTGGCAGCCGGCGCTACCGTCACCGATAGGCACACCTATACCGCCACCGACGGTACGACACAGCAGATTACGATTACCATTACGGGTACGGATGACCCGCCGGTTGTGTCGGGAACGTTTGCCGGTTCGGTGACCGAAGGAAACATCGGCGACAGCCCGGTAACGGCTACCGGAACGCTATCCATTAGTGATGTGGATGCAGCAACCAGTCCTTCGTTTGCTGATGAAGCTTCTACGGTTGGAGATAATGGCTACGGCAGCTTTGTTCTTGCTTCCGGAACCTGGACCTATACGCTGGACGAAAGCAAGGTGCAGAGCCTGGCAGCCGGCGCTACCGTCACCGATAGGCACACCTATACCGCCACCGACGGTACGACACAGCAGATTACGATTACCATTACGGGTACGGATGACCCGCCGGTATTGGCGGGAACATTTACCGGCTCGGTGACTGAAGGAAACATCGGCGACAGCCCGGTAACGGCTACCGGAACGCTATCCATTAGTGATGTGGATGCAGCAACCAGTCCTTCGTTTGCTGACGAAGCTTCTACGGTTGGAGATAATGGCTACGGTAGTTTTGTTCTTGCTTCCGGAACCTGGACCTATACGCTGGACGAAAGCAAGGTGCAGAGCCTGGCAGCCGGCGCTACCGTCACCGATACCCACACGTTCACTGCCACCGACGGCACCACGCAACAGGTTACCATTACGATTACGGGAACGGATGACCCGCCGGCCATGGACCTGTTTCAGGAAGCTGAGGCACTGGCTGCAGATGGGACCTTTGACTTTGGAACTCAGACGGTGAATACCAGTACCGATACAACATTTACTATTGAAAACAACGGAATCGGGACTTTAACTCTGACCACTCCCATCTCGCTTTCCGGTGCTGATGCCAGCGATTTCGAAATCATTCAGCAGCCGGAGTCAATGGTTGCAGCTTCGTCGTCGACCACTTTTGTGGTGCGGTTTGCGCCCTCTTCTATTGGAACCAAAACTGCTGCGATAAGCATTGAGAATAACGATCCAAACAAAAATCCTTATGTGGTCAATTTGCAGGCGACAGTGGTTACAGCCACCGGCGTTGATGATCATTCGGTAGAAAAGCTGGTGAAGGTATATCCAACGGCCACTCACGATAAGGTTCATGTTCAGTTGGCGAACACCGAATTTGATGTGGCGTTGTACAGTCTTCAGGGAGTACAGTTGAAACAGTGGAATGGAGTCACTGACAATGTAACGTTGAATCTGGGGGCTTACCATCAGGGGATGTACATTTTGAGGATAAAAGCTGATCATAAGGTAGTGACCCGACGCGTCATCAGACGATAA
- a CDS encoding LuxR C-terminal-related transcriptional regulator — protein MEDNEYFAHLYEIARNLNKEFSLHSALRIALEKTVELLHLETGWIWLVQEGTHSVYLAASYNLPPALSRYPERLSGNCYCIDSYLADGISEARNISEITCTRLKDITAGTRGLKFHATIPISIEGQKVGLINLVSKQTQELDEKKLSVLNTIAELISIAVQRTRRQEEQQNRPSAVMEVLNRVIEPGMDELVQSLQQTKSADKNVQSSLEKAQELHRQLLLIREEVGEETIEKVADNAFHYPTSPLTNRELEVLVLVKKGMTNKQIADQLFISERTVKYHISSILSKLFAQTRTEAVETAIQRGLL, from the coding sequence ATGGAAGACAACGAGTATTTTGCCCATCTGTACGAAATTGCCAGGAACCTGAACAAGGAGTTCTCGTTGCATTCCGCTTTGCGAATAGCACTGGAAAAGACGGTGGAATTATTGCACCTCGAAACCGGCTGGATTTGGCTGGTACAGGAAGGTACGCACTCGGTGTACCTGGCGGCTTCGTATAACCTGCCGCCAGCACTCAGTCGTTATCCGGAGCGGCTTTCCGGCAACTGTTACTGCATCGATTCGTACCTGGCGGATGGCATTTCGGAAGCTCGCAACATCAGTGAGATTACCTGTACCCGTTTGAAGGATATCACAGCCGGTACACGCGGCTTGAAGTTCCATGCTACCATTCCGATTTCCATCGAAGGACAAAAGGTCGGACTGATTAACCTGGTGAGTAAGCAAACCCAGGAACTGGATGAAAAGAAACTGTCGGTTTTGAATACCATTGCGGAGCTGATTAGTATCGCGGTTCAGCGGACGCGCCGGCAGGAAGAGCAGCAGAACCGGCCGTCGGCAGTCATGGAAGTACTCAACCGGGTGATTGAACCGGGAATGGACGAGCTGGTACAATCTCTTCAGCAGACTAAAAGCGCAGATAAGAATGTGCAATCGTCATTGGAAAAAGCACAGGAATTGCACCGACAACTGCTTCTTATTCGCGAAGAGGTTGGCGAAGAAACCATTGAAAAGGTTGCTGACAATGCTTTCCATTATCCCACGTCGCCGTTAACCAACCGGGAACTGGAGGTATTGGTGCTGGTAAAAAAAGGAATGACCAACAAGCAAATTGCCGACCAGCTGTTTATTTCGGAACGCACCGTTAAATACCACATTTCATCGATTCTGTCCAAACTGTTTGCACAAACTCGTACAGAGGCAGTCGAGACAGCTATTCAGCGTGGATTACTCTGA